The genomic segment GCGCCGATGGTACTGGGACCGCAGGGTCCTGGGAGAGTAGGTCGGTGCGGGGGATTTTTACACTACGCGCCGCATGTGGCGCGTGCGGGAGTAGCTCAGTCGGTAGAGCACGACCTTGCCAAGGTCGGGGTCGCGGGTTCAAGTCCCGTCTCCCGCTCCACAGCAAAACCCCAGGCATAAGCCTGGGGTTTTGTTTTTTTATCCCTTGCCCTCTGGCCCAGGGCGTAGTATGGTGGCCCAAAGGGGGAAAAGGCATGAAGCTACTGGACAACTACGGGCGTGTTATCAAAGACCTTCGCATCTCCGTGACCCCCCGGTGTAACCTGCACTGCCTTTACTGTCATCCCTTGGGGCTGGAGATGGCCGAGCCCCCGGGAACCCTCACGGTGGAGGAGGTGGACCATTTCCTCGAGGCCGCCTCCCTCCTTGGCCTTTCCGCCGTGCGCTTCACGGGTGGGGAACCCTTGGTGCGCAAGGAGCTTCCCCAGATGATCGAACGGGCCCGGAGCAAGGAGGGCATCGAGGACGTGGCCATCACCACCAACGGCCTCCTCTTCGCCAAAAGGGCCAAGGAACTGGTGCAAGCGGGCCTGAACCGGGTGAACATCTCCTTGGACGCCATCACCCCCGAGGTCTTCACCCGCATCACCCGTGGGGGAAAGGTGGAGCGGGTCCTACAAGCTATAGATACCGCCTTGGAGCTAGGGCTTCACCCCGTCAAGCTCAACGCCGTGGTCATCCGAGGGATGAACGAGGAGGAGGTGGTGCCCCTGGCCCGGCTTTCCCTGGACCGCCCCTTGCACATGCGCTACATCGAGTACATGCACCTGGACAACTCCGACCCCGAGGAGTACCGCCGCCGCTTTGTGACCGGGAAGGAGATCCGGGCACGAATCGAGGCGGCCTACGGCCCCTTGGAACCCGTCCCCCACGACCCCACCTCCCCCGCGCGGGTCTTCAGGATTCCCGGAGCCCAGGGTACCCTGGGGTTCATCAACCCCGTGACCGAGCCCTTCTGCTCCCACTGCTCCCGGCTTCGCCTCACCTCGGACAAGAAGCTCAGGCCTTGCCTCCTCACCGACCTGGAGATGGATATCTCCTGGGCCTTTGCCGCAGAGGAACCGGTGGAGGCCCTGGTGGATGCCATCCTGATCGCCACCAACCGCAAGCCCGCCTTCGGCAACACCCTCCCCACCCTAAGGAAACGGGTCATGCTGGGGATCGGCGGATAGCCTGGAAGGTGGCCAGGACCACCAGAAAGGCCCCGAGCCCACCCAGTAAGCCCAGCTTTTCCCCCAAAACGGCAAAGGCAAAGAGGGTAGCCCAGACGGGCTCCATGGTGTAAAGGATAGCCGCCTGAGGGGCGGGCACGTACCTTTGCCCCCAGGTTTGGAGCCAGGTGGTGAGGGCCGTGGCCACCACCCCCAGGTAGAGGACGGCACCCCAGGGTATGCCTTCCCACCTCACCCCCTCCCAAAAGGCCCAAGGCAGGGCAAGAAGCGCCGTGCCGAAGATCTGTACCGCCGTGAGGGGTAAGGAGGGAAAGGCCTTGGCGTGCACCTCGAGGCGCACGATGTAAAGGGCGTAGGTGACCGCGGTGAGAAGGGTCCAGAGATCCCCCACGTTCAAGGGGGGTTGCCGGGGATCATAGGAGAGAAACCCCACGCCCAAAAAGGCCAAAAGGGCCACCAGCCACACGCTCCCAAGCCTCCGGCCCACCAGGCCCAGGATCAAGGGGACCAAGACCACGTTTAAGGAGGTGATGAAAGCGCTGCGGCTCGCCGAGGTGTACAGGAGGCCCACCGCCTGGGAGGCATAGCCCAGAAGAAGCCAGAAGGCCAGCTCCATCCCCGGTCCCCACACCCCTTTGGGGAGGCGCCAAGCCCAGGGCAAGAAGAAGAGGCTGGCCAGGAAAAAGCGCAGGAAAACCAGGAGGCTTGGGGCCATCTCCCCCACCGCCCCCTTGACCACCACAAAGGTGGTGCCCCAAAGAAGGGTGAGGAGGTTAAGGGCAAACAGGCCCAGGGCATAGCGGCGCATGGCCTAAAGTGTATAGCATGGTGCCCTCCCCCCAGGAAGTGAAGGATGCCCTCCACGAAAGGCTCCTGGGTCACCTGGCCCACCCAGATCCCGATTACCAGCGGCTCCTTAGGGAGTATCCCTCCCGGGGCGGCAAGATGCTCCGGGGGCTTCTTACCGTCTACGCGGGGCTGGCCCACGGTGCCCCCCTCGAGGCCAGCCTCTGGGCAGGAACGGCCCTGGAACTTTTCCAGAACTGGGTGCTGGTCCACGACGATATCGAGGACGGCTCCCTGGAGCGCCGGGGAAGGCCTGCCCTCCACCACCTCTACCCCATGCCCTTAGCCCTGAACGCCGGGGATGCCCTGCACGGGGAGATGTGGGGGCTTTTGCTGAGGGGCCTTAGGGCGGGCCTCTTCGGTCCGGAAGTGCTGGCCGAGTTTCACCAGGTGGTGCACCGCACCGCCTACGGGCAACACCTGGACCTGCTGTGGACCCTTTCCGGCCGTCTGGACCTGGCCCCGGAGGATTACCTCCGCATGGTGGCCCACAAGGCCGCCTACTACACCGCCGTGGCCCCCTTAAGGCTCGGAGCCCTGCTTTCCGGGAAAACCCCCCCTGCCCTCTACGAGGAGGCAGGGCTAAAGCTGGGCATCGCCTTCCAGATCATGGACGACGTCCTCAACCTGGAAGGGGACGAGGCTTATGGCAAGGAGCTGGCCGGGGACCTCCACGAGGGCAAGCGCACCCTGATCCTGATCCGCTACCTTCAGGAAGCCCCCGAGGAGGAGCGCACCCGGGCCAAGGCCCTCTTGGGCCTACCCCGCGAGGCCAAGCCCGAGGCTGAGGTGAGGTGGCTTTGGGAGCGGCTCCTGGCCTCGGGTGCGGTGGCCTGGGCTAAGGAAGAAGCCCAACGGCTCGCCCAAGAGGGCCTCGGTACTCTCATCCCCCACCTGGAAACCCTACCCGAACGGGGAGCCGCCTCCCATCTGCAAAACCTTCTCACCGCCCTGGTGGAACGCAGGGCATAATGGGGCCATGCAAGGCGTGCGCTTTAAGGTCATCACCGCCAACGACCCCGACATCTTCCAGGAAAGGCTTAACCGCTTCGTGGAGGAGCTTCCCGAGGACGTAATCCTGGTGGAGGTCAAGTTTTCCGTGGCCGAGGGGCCCTCTCCCCTCTTCGCCGCCTTGGTGCACTACAAGGAAGTGGAGGCGTGGAAGGAGTAGAGGCCTTTCTCTTTTTCCTGGCCTTAAGGGGGGAAGCCCGGCGGGAGGAGGTGCGGGACCGCTTCCCCAAGCTGGTTCCCCTGCTAAAAGCCTTGGGCCAAGAGGTGGAGGCCCAAGGGGAAACCTTCCGCCTGAGCAAGCCCCTCCGCCTCTCCTGGTTCGCCCCCCTTTTCCAGCGGGAATACTCTCCCCTTCGGCCTGAGGAGGAACGAACCCTGGCCCTGGAAAGGCTCCTCGAGGCGGCCCACCTCTCCGCCCAGGAAGGCGAACCCCTGGTGGAAGGACACGGCCTCCTGAAAGCCGCCCGTGCCTTCCAGGAGGGGAGCCAAGCCCTCCTAAGGGGGGCGTACCGGGAGGCCCTCCACCGCTACGGGGAAGGCCTAGGGCTTCTGGAAAAGGAGGGCCTTTCCTTCCCCGCCACCGCCTTGGCCCTTTTGGCCCTGGCCCAGGAGGGGTTCCGCCCCGGGGGCAAGGGGCGGGAAACCGCCAGGAAGGCCCTGGAACGGGCCAGGACCGCCTTCGCCCGGGAGATGGCGCAAATGGCCCTGGCCCAAGCCACAAAGGAAGGCGAGGGGGAGGCCTAGAATGGGGGGCATGGGGCTCAAGCGGGTGTACCTGGCCCGGCCCCGGGGCTTTTGCGCCGGGGTGGTGATGGCCATCCAGACGGTGGAGCGCTGGGCGGAGGCCCTGAAACCCCAGGGGGAGCTGGTGGTGTACCACGAGATCGTCCACAACCGGGCGGTGGTGGAGCGGCTGAAGGCCAAGGGGGTGCACTTCGTGGAGGACCTCTCCGAGCTGGAGAGGCTTCGCTGGGAAAGGCCTCTGGCGGGCACCCTGGTCTTTTCCGCCCACGGCCACCCCCCGGCCGTGCGCAGGCAGGCGGCGGAGATGGGCTTCCACATCCTGGACGCCACCTGTCCCCTGGTCACCAAGGTGCACACCGAGGCCAGGCGCTACGCCCAGGAAGGGTACTGGATCCTCCTGGTGGGGGATTCCGCCGACCATCAGGAGGTGAAGGGCACCTACGGGGAGGCCCCAGAGAGGACCATCCTGGTGGCGGTGCACACCCACGTGGGCAAGGACCCCCGCCTGGCGGATCCGCGCACGGTGGAGGTTCCTGACCCGGAGCGGGTGGTGGTCCTCACCCAGACCACCTTAAGCGTGGAGGACACCCTAAGGACGGTGGAAATCCTCAAGGCCCGCTTCCCCAAGCTGGTGGTGCCCCGGCGAAAGGACCTCTGCTACGCCACCCAGAACCGCCAGGAGGCGGTCAGGCGCATCGCCCCCCATGTGGATCTCTTCCTGGTGCTCACCAGCCCTCACTCCTCCAACGGCATGCGCCTTTTGGAACTGGCCCAAAGCCTCACCGGCAAGGCCTACCGCCTGGAAAGCGCCAGGGACCTCCAGGAGGAGTGGCTTGAAGGGGCCGAAAGCGTAGGCATCACCTCCGCCGCCAGCGCCCCTGAGGACCTGGTGCAGGAGCTGGTGGGGCTTCTCCAGGCGAGAAATCCGGGCCTCGAGGTCATCGAGGAAGGGGAAGAGGAGGACATCGCCTTCCGCCAACCCCGGGTCCTGTCCCCGGAGGAGGTCTTGCAGGGTGTCTGACCACCGCCTCTCCGTGGCCCCCATGGTGGACCGGACGGACCGGCACTTCCGCTACCTGGTCCGCCAGATCAGCCGCAAGGTCAGGCTCTACACGGAGATGACCGTGGACCAGGCGGTGCTTCGGGGAAAAGCGGAAAGGCTTCTTGCCTTTCACCCCGAGGAGCACCCCATCGCCCTACAGCTTGCGGGTTCGGACCCCAAGAGCCTGGCGGAGGCGGCGCGGATAGGCCAGGCCTGGGGATACGACGAGGTGAACCTTAACCTGGGTTGCCCTTCGGAAAAGGCCCAGGAAGGGGGGTTTGGCGCCTGCCTCCTCCTGGACCCCGTAAGGGTGAGGGAGATCCTTAAGGCCATGGTGGAGGCGGTGGCAATCCCCGTCACGGTAAAGCTCCGCCTGGGGGTGGAAGGGGAAAGCTACCCCCGCCTTGCCCGCTGGGTGGAAAGCTATGCGGAAACGGGGGTGCGGATCTTCATCGTCCACGCCCGGAGCGCCCTCCTTAACCTCTCCACCTGGAAAAACCGGGAGGTTCCCCCCTTGCGCCACGAATGGGTCCACCGGCTCAAGGGAGATTTCCCCCACCTCACCTTCGTCCTGAACGGGGGGGTGCGAACCCTGGAGGAAGCCCTTCCCCACCTGGGGAAGGTGGACGGGGTCATGATGGGCCGGGCGGTCTACGAGGACCCCTTTGTGTTGGCGGAGGCGGACCGGCAGGTGTTCGGGATGGAGGCAAGGCCAAGCCGCCACGAGGTGGCCTCGCGCATGCGGCTCTACCTGGAAGCGGAGGCGCAAAAGGGTACCCCCCCGTGGGCGGTGCTGAGGCACATGCTGAACCTCTTCCGGGGACAACCCGGGGGGCGGCTCTGGCGGCGCCTCCTTGCGGAAGGGCGTTCCCTGAGCGCCTTGGACCAGGCCCTAGGGCTTCTTCAGGAAAAGGTAGGCCAGGAGGGCGAGGAGGGAAACCCACACCCAAAGGGGGATGCGGAAAGACCGCTTGGGTTTTCCCGTCAGGGGATCTAAGGAGACAGGTGGGCCCATCTTGAGGCGGGTGGCCCGCTTCAGGTGGGCCACCATCCTGTCCAGATCCCCCTTCTTCTTATAAAGGGCCGCCAGGTTCTCGTGGACCAAGGGGTCGTCCGGGGCCAGTTTCAAAGCCCGCTGGTAAAGGTCCAAGGCCGCCTCCACCTCCCCCCTTTCCAGGTAAAGGTTGCCCAGGTTAGTGAGGGCCCGGTGGTGGTAGGGGTCCAGGGCCAGGGCCCTTTGAAAACGGGCCTCGGCCTCCTCCCTCCTCCCCTCCCCCACGGCCCTTACCCCCAAGAGCACCTCCCTTTCCGCGGCGAAGAGGGGGTCCTCCAGGCGGTCAGGGGCTTCCTCCAGCAGGCTAAGCCCGGCCAAAAGCCTCTCCCTAAGCTCCCCGGGGAACCCCTCCGCATAGGCCCTGGCCTCCTGGTAGGCCTTGCGCCTTAGGAGCCGGAGAAGGTGCACCAGGGCCTGGGCCTCCGCATCCCCCGCCAGGGCCTTGGCCTCGAGGTCCTGAAGCATCCCCCCCATGTTAGCCCAAGGCCCTTCGGTAGACCTCCAGGTAGGCCCGGGCGGACCTTTCCCAGGAAAAGTCCTTTTCCATGCCCCTTAGGCCCAAGGCCTCCGGCCCCAAGCGGAAAAGGCGCAAGACCCCGTAGAGGAGGCCTTCGGGATGGTAACTCTGGAAGAGCACCCCCGTGCGGCCATCCTCTATGGTGTCCTTAAGCCCCCCCACCGCCCGGGCCACGGGCGGGGTGCCGTAGCGCTGGGCGATCATCTGCACCAGGCCGCAGGGTTCAAAGCGGCTCGGCACCAAAAGGGCGTCCGCCCCCGCGTAGGCCAGGCGGGCCAGGCCCTCGTCGTAGGCCTCCACAAAGCGTACGAAGCCGGGATTCCCCTCCTCCGCTTGCCTCAGGGCTTGCGCCAGACCCTCCTCCCCCACCCCCTGGACCAGGAGGCGAAAGCCCAGCTCCTTAAAACGTGGGATGGCCTCCAGGATCAGATCCAGTCCCTTTTGTCCATCCACCCGGCCCACATAGGCCAAAAGGGGCCGGGCTAGCCCTGTGCGCTCAGAGAGGGCCTTTTGCGCCAGGGCCTTGCCCCTCACATCCTCCCGGGAGTAAGGGGCAGGAAGGTGGGGGTCCCGGGCGGGATCAAAGACCTCCAGGTCCAATCCGTTCAGAATGCCCAAAAGCTTGCCCCTATGGCGCCTCAGCACCCCATCCAGCCCCATGCCGAACTCCGGGGTCTGGATCTCCTCCGCATACGAGGGGCTCACCGTGGTCACCGCCCGGGCGAAGACGATGCCCCCCTTCATCAGGTTCACCTGGCCGTGGAACTCCAGGGCCTCCATATGGAAAAGGCTCCAAGGAAGCCCCGTCCAGTGGAAGAAGAGGGCCGGGTCCAAAAGGCCCTGGTGGGCCAGGTTGTGGATGGTGTAGACCACAGGCACAGGGGCGGTCAGGGCAAGGAGCGCGGCCGTCCAGTCGTGGGCGTGGACCAGGTCAAACCCCTGGGCCGCCTGGCCCGCCGCCACGGCAAAGCGGAGGTAGCGCTCGGGGTCGTCGGGGTAGCCGTAGACCCGGTCACGTTCAAACCCGGGCACCGCAAGGAGGAGAAACCGCACCCCCCCTTCCACCCGCTCCCCTAAAGGCGCCCTCTCCTCCCGGCCCGCAAAGGCGTAGGCCACCTCCCCCACCCCTTGGGCCTCGAGCCCCCGGTGCCAGGGGAGGAGCACCGTGGCCTCCACCCCCAAGGGCCTTAAGGCCTTGGGCAGGGCCCCCACCACATCGGCAAGCCCCCCCACCTTCACCAGGGGATAGGCCTCAGGGGCCGCCATGAGGACCTTCATGGTCCTAGTATATGGACCATAATCCCATGCGCAGGGTATCGGTGAGCCAGGCCACGGCCCACCTCTCCCCGCCCCTAAGGGAGGTGCGGAAAACCGCGCGCCGCCTCCTCTTCGCCCACCCCTTGCGAACCGAAGATGCCCTTCAGCGGGCTAGGGCCTGGGTGGCCGGCCGGGGCCCCTTGCCTTCGTAACCCTGGACCCGCGCCTGGCAGGAGGGGCCCTTGGGGAGGGGTTTCCCGCCCTTCCCGAACCGGGGGAAGGCTAGGGCTGCCACTCCCCCTGGGGCAGCCAAACCGCCCCCTCGAGGTCCCCCTGGTAAACGTAGGTCCAGGCGGGAAGGGGACCCTCCCCCGTTTCCACCAGAACCCTAACCCGCCGGTACTCCACCCCCTCCTCCTCCAGCTCATCCAATAGGGCGAGGACCTCCTCTGGCACAAAGAGGACCTCCCCATAGACCCTTCCCTCCCCGGGAACCATGCCGGGATAAGGGTATGGACGGCTAGGCCCCTCGGCCAGGTGAAAGAGCTGAAACCCCTCCACGTACCCAGGCAGGACCTTTACCACCCGGCTTTCCACCAAGGGGTAGTTCCTTTCCCCCCGCTTTAGGGTGCCGTACACAAACACCCGCTCCATCACTGGCCCAGGAAGCGGTAACCCATCCCCACCACGGTTTCAATGAACCGGGGGCTTTGGGGATCGTCCTTGAGCTTTTTGCGAAGGAGGCGGATATAGGCGTCCACCACCCGCTCCGAGCCCTCAAACTCGGGCCCCCAGACCCTTTCCAAAAGCTCCTCTCGGGTGTATACCCTTCCCGGGGCCTGGGCCAGGGCGAAAAGCAGTTTGGTCTCCGTGGCGGAAAGCTTCAGGAGCTCTCCTTCCAGGTAGGCCTTCTTGGCCTCCAGGTCCAGCTCCAAAGGACCGAAATGCCGTCTTCCCTCCTTGCCGCTTCGGCGCAGGAGGGCCTTGATGCGGGCCAAAAGCTCCTTCAGGGAAAAGGGCTTGCCCAGGTAATCGTCCGCCCCCTCTAAAAGGCCCTCCACCCGGCTATCCTCGTCCGCCTTACCGGTTAGGAGCAAAACCGGAAGCATTGGGTCCAGGTCCCGCAAGGACTTGAGGACCTCGAGGCCCTCCAGGTCGGGAAGGCCCCGGTCCAGGACCACCAGGTCCGGCCTGGCCCCTTCCCAGGCTTGCCGTAAGGCCTCCCTCCCCGTGCGGGCCCACACCACCAAAAGCCCCTCTTTTTCCAGAAACCTCTTGACCAGCTCCCCCACCTGGGGATCATCCTCCACCAAGAGAATCCGCGCCATAATACCTTCCCCAAATACGCTTAACGTCCCAGAATCACCACCACCCCAGGGTACTCCCCCTCGGGCAACCGCAGGAGGTGAGCCACCATCTCATCATAAAAGGTTTCCGCGGGGTACGCGGCCAACCCCTGGCCCACGGCGGCAAGGAGCACCAGGCCCGCCGCATAGCCCGCCTCCAGAAGGGCATACCGGTATCCCCTGAGGCCGAACAGGGCCTCGCTCCTTTCCGGAACCAGGGTAAAGACCAAAAGGGCCGCCACCTGCTCGAGGCCAAGCCCCAAAAGCGCCTCCGACCAGGAGGCCTCCTCCACCCTGGCGGCGATCTGGAAGAGCTGGTGTTCCTTGGGGAAGTAGTGGTAGACCCCCGGGAAAACCCCTTCCACCCGGCGCACCACCAGGTAGGCCTCCAAGGGGTAGGCCTCCCCCGCCGAGGGGAAACCCCGCCTTCCCGAGCGCTCCGCCAGGGGATAGAGGACCTGGGAAAGGTCCTTCAGGGTCAGGGCCGAGCCCACCTCGGGCAGGAAGGGCCTGAGCTGAGAAAGAACCCGGAACAAGGGCGGCCCTCCCTCCTCCCGGAAGGTAGGCAGGGCCTGGGTTTCCAGGGGGTTGGCGTAAACCTTGGACTTGGGCTTCCGCTTTAGGGGAAGCTCCTCCCCTTGGGCCAGGCGGGAAAGGCGGTAGAAAAGCTTACCCGGATGCTTCTCCATGGCTAGAAGCGGTACCCCTTGGGCACCACCACCACCCCTTCCGGGGTCACGGTGAACCCCCGGGCCCGGTCGGCCTCGAGGTCATAGCCGATCTCGGTATGGGGGGGGATCTTCACGTCCTTATCGATGATGGCGTTGCGGATCCTGCAGTAGCGGCCCACCTCCACGTCGTCAAAGAGGACGGAGCGCTCCACCAGGCTGTAGGAGTTCACCCGCACCCGCCGGAAGAGGACCGACTCCCGCACCGTCCCCCCGCTCACGATGACCCCACCGGCCAGAAGGCTGTTCAGCGCCCGCCCTATACGTTCCCCCGTCTCGTGGACGAACTTGGCGGGGGGGCTGAAGAGGTTGGCGGTCCTTAAGGGCCACTCGGGGTTAAAGAGGTCGAACTCGGGGACCACCTTCACCAGATCCATGCTGGCCTCAAAGTAGGCGTCCAGGGTACCCACGTCCCGCCAGTACAGGTTGGGACCCTCCTGGCCGGGGATGGGGTTGCGGTGAAAGTCGTAGGCGAAGACCCGATACCCCTCCTTGAGGGCCCTAGGGATCACGTCCTTGCCGAAGTCGTGGCTGGAGGCGCTCTCCTTGGCGTCGGCCTCCAGGAGTTCAAAGAGGGCCTCGGTGCGGAAGATGTAGTTGCCCATGGAGGCTAAGGCCAGGTGGGGCTTGCGGGGAATGGGCTTGGGGCTTTGGGGCTTTTCCTGGAACTCGGTGATGCGCCACTCCTCGTCCACCTGCAAAACCCCAAAGCGCCGGGCCTCCTCCACGGGTACGGGGTAAGCGGCGATGGTGATGTCGGCCCGCTTCTCGTAATGGTACTCCACCATGTGGCGGACGTTCATCTTGAAGATGTGGTCGCCGCCGAAGATGGCCACCGCCTCCGGAGCATGGTTGTGCACCAGGTGCAGGTTCTGATAGATGGCGTCGGCGGTGCCCCGGTACCACACGGGGCCCAGCTCCTCGTAGCGGTACATCTGGGCGGGCACCAGGAGGATGAAGTGGTCCTCCAGGAAGGCCCCGAAGCGCCAGTAGCGCTGGATGTGCTCGGTGAGGGACTGGGCCTTAAACTGGGTGAGCACGTAGATGGAGTAGATGCCCGAGTTTACGAAGTTGTTCAGGACAAAATCAATAATCCGATACTTGGCCCCGAAGGGCACCGCCGGCTTGGCCCGCTTGGCGGTCAGGGGGTAAAGGCGGCTCCCCTGCCCCCCCGCCAGGATCATGCCCAGAACCTCCACCTTAACCATGAAATCCCTCCTTTATTTGGTCAGTTTACCCTAGGCCCCTAGGACAAAGGTCCGGGTATAGTGAGCCCGATGCGGGTTAGCGCGCTCTCCTGGTTCACCCCACCCACCGAGCCCAAGCCCGCCCCCCCCTTCTTCGGCCAAAAGCGGGCTTTAAAGGCCCTCGAGGCCGCCTTTCGCCAGGGAGGGCACGGCTATTTGGTGGGACCAAGCGGCCTCGGCAAACGGAAGCGCCTCCTCGCCTACCTGAGGGGCCGCCCCTTCCCCAAGGAGGAGCTGGTCTACCTTCCCCTGGGGGAAGAGGCCTTCCCCCTTCTCCTCCCCGAGGGGCAGGGCCGGGCCCTGGTGGAGGGGGTGGAGGCCCTCCTCGCCGAGTTCACCCCCGCCCTCTTCCGGGAA from the Thermus neutrinimicus genome contains:
- a CDS encoding response regulator transcription factor: MARILLVEDDPQVGELVKRFLEKEGLLVVWARTGREALRQAWEGARPDLVVLDRGLPDLEGLEVLKSLRDLDPMLPVLLLTGKADEDSRVEGLLEGADDYLGKPFSLKELLARIKALLRRSGKEGRRHFGPLELDLEAKKAYLEGELLKLSATETKLLFALAQAPGRVYTREELLERVWGPEFEGSERVVDAYIRLLRKKLKDDPQSPRFIETVVGMGYRFLGQ
- the moaA gene encoding GTP 3',8-cyclase MoaA, with protein sequence MKLLDNYGRVIKDLRISVTPRCNLHCLYCHPLGLEMAEPPGTLTVEEVDHFLEAASLLGLSAVRFTGGEPLVRKELPQMIERARSKEGIEDVAITTNGLLFAKRAKELVQAGLNRVNISLDAITPEVFTRITRGGKVERVLQAIDTALELGLHPVKLNAVVIRGMNEEEVVPLARLSLDRPLHMRYIEYMHLDNSDPEEYRRRFVTGKEIRARIEAAYGPLEPVPHDPTSPARVFRIPGAQGTLGFINPVTEPFCSHCSRLRLTSDKKLRPCLLTDLEMDISWAFAAEEPVEALVDAILIATNRKPAFGNTLPTLRKRVMLGIGG
- the glgC gene encoding glucose-1-phosphate adenylyltransferase, which translates into the protein MVKVEVLGMILAGGQGSRLYPLTAKRAKPAVPFGAKYRIIDFVLNNFVNSGIYSIYVLTQFKAQSLTEHIQRYWRFGAFLEDHFILLVPAQMYRYEELGPVWYRGTADAIYQNLHLVHNHAPEAVAIFGGDHIFKMNVRHMVEYHYEKRADITIAAYPVPVEEARRFGVLQVDEEWRITEFQEKPQSPKPIPRKPHLALASMGNYIFRTEALFELLEADAKESASSHDFGKDVIPRALKEGYRVFAYDFHRNPIPGQEGPNLYWRDVGTLDAYFEASMDLVKVVPEFDLFNPEWPLRTANLFSPPAKFVHETGERIGRALNSLLAGGVIVSGGTVRESVLFRRVRVNSYSLVERSVLFDDVEVGRYCRIRNAIIDKDVKIPPHTEIGYDLEADRARGFTVTPEGVVVVPKGYRF
- a CDS encoding SagB/ThcOx family dehydrogenase, whose product is MEKHPGKLFYRLSRLAQGEELPLKRKPKSKVYANPLETQALPTFREEGGPPLFRVLSQLRPFLPEVGSALTLKDLSQVLYPLAERSGRRGFPSAGEAYPLEAYLVVRRVEGVFPGVYHYFPKEHQLFQIAARVEEASWSEALLGLGLEQVAALLVFTLVPERSEALFGLRGYRYALLEAGYAAGLVLLAAVGQGLAAYPAETFYDEMVAHLLRLPEGEYPGVVVILGR
- a CDS encoding polyprenyl synthetase family protein, with the translated sequence MVPSPQEVKDALHERLLGHLAHPDPDYQRLLREYPSRGGKMLRGLLTVYAGLAHGAPLEASLWAGTALELFQNWVLVHDDIEDGSLERRGRPALHHLYPMPLALNAGDALHGEMWGLLLRGLRAGLFGPEVLAEFHQVVHRTAYGQHLDLLWTLSGRLDLAPEDYLRMVAHKAAYYTAVAPLRLGALLSGKTPPALYEEAGLKLGIAFQIMDDVLNLEGDEAYGKELAGDLHEGKRTLILIRYLQEAPEEERTRAKALLGLPREAKPEAEVRWLWERLLASGAVAWAKEEAQRLAQEGLGTLIPHLETLPERGAASHLQNLLTALVERRA
- a CDS encoding gamma-glutamylcyclotransferase family protein → MERVFVYGTLKRGERNYPLVESRVVKVLPGYVEGFQLFHLAEGPSRPYPYPGMVPGEGRVYGEVLFVPEEVLALLDELEEEGVEYRRVRVLVETGEGPLPAWTYVYQGDLEGAVWLPQGEWQP
- the ispH gene encoding 4-hydroxy-3-methylbut-2-enyl diphosphate reductase, translated to MGGMGLKRVYLARPRGFCAGVVMAIQTVERWAEALKPQGELVVYHEIVHNRAVVERLKAKGVHFVEDLSELERLRWERPLAGTLVFSAHGHPPAVRRQAAEMGFHILDATCPLVTKVHTEARRYAQEGYWILLVGDSADHQEVKGTYGEAPERTILVAVHTHVGKDPRLADPRTVEVPDPERVVVLTQTTLSVEDTLRTVEILKARFPKLVVPRRKDLCYATQNRQEAVRRIAPHVDLFLVLTSPHSSNGMRLLELAQSLTGKAYRLESARDLQEEWLEGAESVGITSAASAPEDLVQELVGLLQARNPGLEVIEEGEEEDIAFRQPRVLSPEEVLQGV
- a CDS encoding glycogen synthase, translating into MKVLMAAPEAYPLVKVGGLADVVGALPKALRPLGVEATVLLPWHRGLEAQGVGEVAYAFAGREERAPLGERVEGGVRFLLLAVPGFERDRVYGYPDDPERYLRFAVAAGQAAQGFDLVHAHDWTAALLALTAPVPVVYTIHNLAHQGLLDPALFFHWTGLPWSLFHMEALEFHGQVNLMKGGIVFARAVTTVSPSYAEEIQTPEFGMGLDGVLRRHRGKLLGILNGLDLEVFDPARDPHLPAPYSREDVRGKALAQKALSERTGLARPLLAYVGRVDGQKGLDLILEAIPRFKELGFRLLVQGVGEEGLAQALRQAEEGNPGFVRFVEAYDEGLARLAYAGADALLVPSRFEPCGLVQMIAQRYGTPPVARAVGGLKDTIEDGRTGVLFQSYHPEGLLYGVLRLFRLGPEALGLRGMEKDFSWERSARAYLEVYRRALG
- a CDS encoding tetratricopeptide repeat protein; its protein translation is MLQDLEAKALAGDAEAQALVHLLRLLRRKAYQEARAYAEGFPGELRERLLAGLSLLEEAPDRLEDPLFAAEREVLLGVRAVGEGRREEAEARFQRALALDPYHHRALTNLGNLYLERGEVEAALDLYQRALKLAPDDPLVHENLAALYKKKGDLDRMVAHLKRATRLKMGPPVSLDPLTGKPKRSFRIPLWVWVSLLALLAYLFLKKP
- a CDS encoding DMT family transporter, with product MRRYALGLFALNLLTLLWGTTFVVVKGAVGEMAPSLLVFLRFFLASLFFLPWAWRLPKGVWGPGMELAFWLLLGYASQAVGLLYTSASRSAFITSLNVVLVPLILGLVGRRLGSVWLVALLAFLGVGFLSYDPRQPPLNVGDLWTLLTAVTYALYIVRLEVHAKAFPSLPLTAVQIFGTALLALPWAFWEGVRWEGIPWGAVLYLGVVATALTTWLQTWGQRYVPAPQAAILYTMEPVWATLFAFAVLGEKLGLLGGLGAFLVVLATFQAIRRSPA
- the dusA gene encoding tRNA dihydrouridine(20/20a) synthase DusA, with the translated sequence MSDHRLSVAPMVDRTDRHFRYLVRQISRKVRLYTEMTVDQAVLRGKAERLLAFHPEEHPIALQLAGSDPKSLAEAARIGQAWGYDEVNLNLGCPSEKAQEGGFGACLLLDPVRVREILKAMVEAVAIPVTVKLRLGVEGESYPRLARWVESYAETGVRIFIVHARSALLNLSTWKNREVPPLRHEWVHRLKGDFPHLTFVLNGGVRTLEEALPHLGKVDGVMMGRAVYEDPFVLAEADRQVFGMEARPSRHEVASRMRLYLEAEAQKGTPPWAVLRHMLNLFRGQPGGRLWRRLLAEGRSLSALDQALGLLQEKVGQEGEEGNPHPKGDAERPLGFSRQGI